From a region of the Coffea arabica cultivar ET-39 chromosome 3e, Coffea Arabica ET-39 HiFi, whole genome shotgun sequence genome:
- the LOC113736332 gene encoding uncharacterized protein isoform X2: MNTNDPQEDLDAETKGQKRPEAARAKHVRRTSREDGDLRKSIDSPLHSDAMSQKSANESPHHKQGGLKHGSRKPESEGSKGTDTVRPRHESREEGDLRRPTDSPLRNETGNRRTSHDSPHHRHGGLSAGETPKRVARQSVGSDRSIDQSPLHPHSQVRTGGRGSGVSSPSWERKGSSEGGLGLAPSTPGGSRLKSVTRGDETPDHSPAVPKFGDWDETDPASAEGYTHIFNKVREERHSGAGKVPVMPTESSYSNGQKRIGNDNSKCCWCFPCGR, encoded by the exons ATGAATACAAATGATCCGCAAGAGGATCTGGATGCTGAAACAAAGGGCCAAAAAAGACCAGAGGCAGCCAGGGCAAAGCATGTGCGACGCACTAGCCGAGAAGATGGTGACCTGAGGAAATCAATCGACTCTCCCTTGCACTCTGATGCCATGAGTCAGAAATCTGCAAATGAATCACCTCATCATAAGCAAGGTGGTTTAAAACATGGGAGTAGAAAACCAGAGTCAGAAGGATCGAAGGGAACTGACACAGTAAGACCAAGGCATGAAAGTCGAGAAGAAGGTGATTTGAGGAGGCCAACTGATTCTCCATTGCGGAATGAGACCGGAAACCGTAGAACTAGTCATGATTCTCCACATCATCGTCATGGTGGCCTGAGTGCTGGTGAAACACCTAAGAGGGTTGCTAGGCAAAGTGTGGGGTCTGATCGCAGCATTGACCAGTCTCCGCTACATCCACACTCTCAGGTAAGGACTGGTGGCAGAGGCAGTGGAGTTTCTTCTCCATCTTGGGAAAGAAAAGGCTCCTCAGAAGGTGGCCTTGGTTTGGCTCCTTCCACTCCTGGGGGATCGCGGTTAAAATCAGTAACACGAGGCGATGAAACT CCTGATCACAGCCCTGCTGTTCCCAAATTCGGCGATTGGGATGAGACTGATCCTGCATCAGCAGAAGGATACACTCACATATTTAACAAAGTGCGAGAGGAGAGACACAGTGGAGCTGGAAAAGTACCTGTTATGCCGACAGAATCATCTTACTCCAATGGTCAGAAACGAATTGGAAATGACAATTCGAAG
- the LOC113736332 gene encoding RPM1-interacting protein 4 isoform X1 — MAQRSQVPKFGNWESEEDVPYTVYFDNARKGKKGSKMNTNDPQEDLDAETKGQKRPEAARAKHVRRTSREDGDLRKSIDSPLHSDAMSQKSANESPHHKQGGLKHGSRKPESEGSKGTDTVRPRHESREEGDLRRPTDSPLRNETGNRRTSHDSPHHRHGGLSAGETPKRVARQSVGSDRSIDQSPLHPHSQVRTGGRGSGVSSPSWERKGSSEGGLGLAPSTPGGSRLKSVTRGDETPDHSPAVPKFGDWDETDPASAEGYTHIFNKVREERHSGAGKVPVMPTESSYSNGQKRIGNDNSKCCWCFPCGR; from the exons atggct CAACGGTCACAAGTTCCAAAGTTTGGCAATTGGGAAAGCGAGGAAGATGTGCCTTACACTGTCTACTTTGATAATGCCAGGAAGGGCAAGAAAGGTAGCAAAATGAATACAAATGATCCGCAAGAGGATCTGGATGCTGAAACAAAGGGCCAAAAAAGACCAGAGGCAGCCAGGGCAAAGCATGTGCGACGCACTAGCCGAGAAGATGGTGACCTGAGGAAATCAATCGACTCTCCCTTGCACTCTGATGCCATGAGTCAGAAATCTGCAAATGAATCACCTCATCATAAGCAAGGTGGTTTAAAACATGGGAGTAGAAAACCAGAGTCAGAAGGATCGAAGGGAACTGACACAGTAAGACCAAGGCATGAAAGTCGAGAAGAAGGTGATTTGAGGAGGCCAACTGATTCTCCATTGCGGAATGAGACCGGAAACCGTAGAACTAGTCATGATTCTCCACATCATCGTCATGGTGGCCTGAGTGCTGGTGAAACACCTAAGAGGGTTGCTAGGCAAAGTGTGGGGTCTGATCGCAGCATTGACCAGTCTCCGCTACATCCACACTCTCAGGTAAGGACTGGTGGCAGAGGCAGTGGAGTTTCTTCTCCATCTTGGGAAAGAAAAGGCTCCTCAGAAGGTGGCCTTGGTTTGGCTCCTTCCACTCCTGGGGGATCGCGGTTAAAATCAGTAACACGAGGCGATGAAACT CCTGATCACAGCCCTGCTGTTCCCAAATTCGGCGATTGGGATGAGACTGATCCTGCATCAGCAGAAGGATACACTCACATATTTAACAAAGTGCGAGAGGAGAGACACAGTGGAGCTGGAAAAGTACCTGTTATGCCGACAGAATCATCTTACTCCAATGGTCAGAAACGAATTGGAAATGACAATTCGAAG